A genomic segment from Ramlibacter agri encodes:
- a CDS encoding ABC transporter substrate-binding protein — MKLKVMAAHAALIMAAACGANGAQAAQVVVGQVGPMSGLEASQGRAYATGMQLYFNAVNKAGGINGNTFALVRRDDSGRPEDTLALTRTMLAEDKPLVLAGYFGSRNLAEVAPVLEKEKIALVGYRTAEIRPEAPYVYNVRATLRDEVDKLAQHLATIGITRIGLVYENGPGAPALLAAADEAAKKAHSTITLKVGYEAGTARVAPAVEQLLKNPPQAILLVTSGAAAAAFIEQYRSSGGAAQLFAHSGADIEQLSKRLSEEQMQGVAIAQVTPSPYKISGKLAKEFIDTASKTPNLEVPVSYAMMEGYIAAHVIVEAVRRQGAKPSREGVVAALDSIDNYDLGGYVVGFKGNQHSGSRFVELSIITGAGKIRQ, encoded by the coding sequence ATGAAGTTGAAAGTGATGGCCGCGCACGCGGCGCTGATCATGGCCGCTGCCTGCGGCGCGAACGGCGCGCAGGCGGCGCAGGTGGTGGTGGGCCAGGTCGGCCCCATGAGCGGGCTGGAAGCCAGCCAGGGCCGGGCCTACGCCACCGGCATGCAGCTGTATTTCAATGCGGTCAACAAGGCCGGCGGCATCAATGGCAACACCTTCGCCCTGGTGCGGCGCGACGACAGCGGCCGGCCCGAGGACACGCTGGCCCTGACGCGCACGATGCTGGCCGAGGACAAGCCGCTGGTGCTGGCGGGCTACTTCGGCAGCCGCAACCTCGCCGAGGTCGCGCCGGTGCTGGAAAAGGAAAAGATCGCGCTGGTGGGCTATCGCACCGCGGAGATCCGCCCCGAGGCGCCCTACGTCTACAACGTGCGCGCCACCCTGCGCGACGAGGTGGACAAGCTGGCGCAGCACCTGGCCACCATCGGCATCACGCGCATCGGCCTCGTGTACGAGAACGGCCCGGGCGCGCCGGCGCTGCTGGCCGCGGCCGACGAGGCCGCGAAGAAGGCGCACAGCACGATCACGCTGAAGGTGGGCTACGAAGCAGGCACGGCGCGCGTCGCGCCGGCGGTGGAGCAGCTGCTGAAGAACCCGCCGCAGGCCATCCTGCTGGTGACCAGCGGCGCCGCGGCCGCCGCCTTCATCGAGCAGTACCGCTCCAGCGGCGGCGCCGCGCAGCTGTTCGCGCATTCCGGCGCGGACATCGAGCAGCTCTCCAAGCGCCTGTCCGAGGAGCAGATGCAGGGCGTGGCGATCGCGCAGGTGACGCCCAGCCCCTACAAGATCTCCGGCAAGCTGGCCAAGGAGTTCATCGACACCGCGTCCAAGACGCCCAACCTCGAAGTGCCGGTCAGCTACGCGATGATGGAAGGCTACATCGCCGCCCACGTGATCGTCGAAGCGGTGCGGCGCCAGGGCGCGAAGCCCTCGCGCGAAGGCGTGGTGGCGGCGCTGGACAGCATCGACAACTACGACCTGGGCGGCTACGTCGTCGGCTTCAAGGGCAACCAGCACTCCGGTTCGCGCTTCGTCGAGCTGTCCATCATCACGGGCGCCGGAAAAATCAGGCAATAA
- a CDS encoding M23 family metallopeptidase: MKLRHVAIAAGVLLALQGCERAPVRTTVYRQPQEQQQPAAQAPAAQAPAPSAAAPTPPPHEAITMAVPGDAAGVEMLSHRTLRLPVQGVPASALVDTYSQSRGTHPHEAIDILAPRGTPVVAVDDGTIVKLFNSKPGGITVYEFDPDGRLSYYYAHLDRYAEGLHEGMQVKRGDLLGYVGSTGNADARTPHLHFAVFKLGPEKRWWEGTPVNPYSALRDAEPAGTVTASR, translated from the coding sequence ATGAAGCTGCGGCACGTCGCCATCGCCGCCGGCGTGCTGCTCGCGCTGCAAGGCTGCGAACGCGCGCCGGTGCGCACCACCGTGTACCGGCAGCCGCAGGAGCAGCAGCAGCCCGCTGCGCAGGCACCGGCCGCGCAAGCGCCGGCGCCCTCCGCTGCGGCTCCCACGCCGCCGCCGCACGAAGCGATCACGATGGCCGTGCCGGGCGATGCCGCCGGCGTCGAGATGCTCTCGCACCGCACGCTGCGGCTGCCGGTGCAAGGCGTGCCGGCGTCGGCCCTGGTCGACACCTACAGCCAGTCGCGCGGCACGCATCCGCACGAGGCCATCGACATCCTGGCGCCGCGCGGCACGCCGGTGGTGGCGGTGGACGACGGCACGATCGTGAAGCTGTTCAACAGCAAGCCGGGCGGCATCACCGTCTACGAGTTCGATCCGGACGGCCGGCTCAGCTACTACTACGCGCACCTGGACCGCTATGCGGAGGGCCTGCACGAAGGCATGCAGGTCAAGCGCGGTGACCTCCTGGGTTACGTGGGCAGCACCGGCAATGCCGACGCCAGGACGCCGCACCTGCACTTTGCCGTGTTCAAGTTGGGGCCGGAGAAGCGCTGGTGGGAAGGCACGCCGGTCAATCCCTATTCAGCGCTGCGTGACGCAGAACCCGCAGGCACGGTCACCGCGAGCCGTTGA
- a CDS encoding DUF5985 family protein, which translates to MREMMIGAIAVGWLLAGLFFFRFWRQTRDRFFLWFALSFWIEAADRIALGLRIGVSEDDALIYVFRLISYGLIILAIWQKNRPRT; encoded by the coding sequence ATGCGCGAGATGATGATCGGCGCGATCGCGGTCGGCTGGCTGCTCGCCGGCCTGTTCTTCTTCCGCTTCTGGCGCCAGACGCGCGACCGCTTCTTCCTGTGGTTCGCGCTGTCCTTCTGGATCGAGGCGGCCGACCGGATCGCCCTCGGCCTGCGCATCGGCGTGTCCGAGGACGACGCGTTGATCTACGTGTTCCGCCTGATCTCCTACGGCCTGATCATCCTGGCCATCTGGCAGAAGAACCGGCCGCGAACCTAG
- a CDS encoding transglutaminase family protein, which produces MRDGFRYDPYRIDLRPEGMRASAVVAAGYGWCVPKAGLLAAVARAAGIPARVGYADVRNHLSTERMRATMTTDVFIWHGYTELWLAGAWRKATPAFNVELCERFGLHPLEFDGRSDSIYHPFDRAGNRHMEYLNDRGSFVEVPLETIVTDFRVTYPGWLRGAETAISLAQADFQADVAQEPGTTL; this is translated from the coding sequence GTGCGCGACGGCTTCCGCTACGACCCTTACCGCATCGACCTGCGGCCCGAAGGCATGCGCGCCAGCGCGGTGGTCGCGGCCGGCTACGGCTGGTGCGTGCCCAAGGCCGGCCTGCTCGCGGCCGTGGCGCGCGCCGCCGGCATCCCGGCCCGCGTGGGCTATGCCGACGTGCGCAACCACCTGTCGACCGAGCGCATGCGCGCCACCATGACGACCGACGTCTTCATCTGGCACGGCTACACCGAGCTCTGGCTGGCTGGCGCCTGGCGCAAGGCCACGCCCGCCTTCAACGTGGAGCTGTGCGAGCGCTTCGGCCTGCACCCGCTGGAGTTCGACGGTCGCAGCGATTCGATCTACCACCCGTTCGACCGGGCCGGCAACCGGCACATGGAATACCTGAACGACCGCGGCAGCTTCGTCGAAGTGCCGCTGGAGACGATCGTCACCGACTTCCGCGTCACCTACCCGGGCTGGCTGCGCGGCGCCGAGACGGCCATCTCCCTGGCGCAGGCGGATTTCCAGGCGGACGTTGCGCAGGAGCCCGGCACGACCCTATGA
- a CDS encoding 2-keto-4-pentenoate hydratase: MTPEQLLRHYDAASLWSGGCGLSMPEGYERALSVRELRIRRGEQPRGYKVGFTNRGIWPRYGVDAPIWGTVYDTTLSFCEDVGEVWLAGTCQPRLEPECVLGLAATPPARATLDDLRKCIAWIAPGFEIVQCHLPDWKFSASADTVADGGLHARLVVGRKVDASTLPADAAGFEAVLAGARVTLSRDAQKVDQGVGANVLDGPLHALLHFVNALRDCPGAPDLQAGDVVTTGTWTDAWPVLPGEFWRAEFSAPLPTLSIRFS; this comes from the coding sequence ATGACGCCCGAACAATTGCTGCGCCACTACGACGCCGCCAGCCTCTGGAGCGGTGGCTGCGGCCTGTCCATGCCCGAAGGCTACGAGCGCGCGCTCAGCGTGCGCGAACTGCGCATCCGCCGCGGCGAGCAGCCGCGCGGCTACAAGGTCGGTTTCACCAACCGCGGCATCTGGCCCCGCTACGGCGTGGACGCGCCGATCTGGGGCACGGTGTACGACACCACGCTCAGCTTCTGCGAGGACGTGGGCGAGGTCTGGCTCGCCGGCACCTGCCAGCCGCGGCTGGAGCCCGAGTGCGTGCTGGGGCTTGCGGCCACGCCACCGGCCCGGGCGACGCTGGACGACCTGCGCAAGTGCATCGCCTGGATCGCCCCTGGCTTCGAGATCGTGCAGTGCCACCTGCCGGACTGGAAGTTCAGCGCCTCGGCCGACACGGTGGCCGACGGCGGCCTGCATGCCCGCCTGGTCGTGGGCCGCAAGGTGGACGCCTCCACGCTGCCCGCTGACGCCGCCGGCTTCGAGGCCGTGCTCGCCGGCGCGCGCGTCACGCTGTCCCGCGACGCGCAGAAGGTGGACCAGGGCGTAGGCGCCAACGTGCTCGATGGCCCGCTGCATGCGCTGCTGCATTTCGTCAATGCGCTGCGCGACTGCCCCGGCGCGCCCGACCTGCAGGCCGGCGACGTCGTCACCACCGGCACCTGGACCGATGCCTGGCCGGTGTTGCCGGGCGAATTCTGGCGCGCGGAGTTCAGCGCGCCGCTGCCGACTCTTTCGATCCGCTTTTCCTGA
- a CDS encoding YbfB/YjiJ family MFS transporter, with the protein MHAASSFRPLAIALAGLGALAVAMGIGRFAFTPLLPLMMAEGTVTLPGASLLASSNYFGYLLGAGLLTLQPWLWRRLGWSVALNGPTLIRGGLVATALVTAAMALPWPAAWAWWRFAAGLASAVVFLYTSGWCLEQLARRGVPAMGALIYVGPGLGIVTSGLAASALVATHAPAADGWFLFGVLALVLTVVVWRVFDAHRALPAPAATSASGANAKGEEADVVEMGLLAGAYSLAGLGYIVTATFLPVIARLTLPGSRWLDLFWPLFGVGVILGALAASRLRGPGDQRLRLAACYVIQAIGVAASLVSPTLAGFAIGSVLLGLPFTAITFFAMQEARRLRPQHPTSFMGLLTVLWGLGQMVGPPIAAVLVAHASSTAAGFTQSLWCATGALLVGAGLYLLLACVYPVRSGSAHPR; encoded by the coding sequence GTGCACGCTGCCTCATCCTTCCGACCGCTTGCCATCGCGCTGGCCGGCCTGGGCGCGCTCGCCGTCGCCATGGGGATCGGCCGCTTCGCGTTCACGCCGCTGCTGCCGCTGATGATGGCCGAGGGCACCGTCACCCTGCCCGGCGCCAGCCTGCTGGCCAGCTCCAACTACTTCGGCTACCTGCTCGGCGCCGGGCTGCTGACCTTGCAGCCCTGGTTGTGGCGGCGGCTGGGCTGGTCGGTCGCGCTGAACGGGCCGACCCTGATCCGCGGCGGCCTGGTCGCCACGGCGCTGGTCACGGCCGCCATGGCACTGCCCTGGCCCGCGGCCTGGGCCTGGTGGCGCTTCGCCGCCGGGCTGGCGAGCGCGGTCGTCTTCCTCTACACGTCCGGCTGGTGCCTGGAGCAACTGGCGCGGCGCGGCGTGCCGGCCATGGGCGCGCTGATCTACGTCGGCCCCGGCCTGGGCATCGTGACGAGCGGGCTGGCGGCGAGCGCGCTGGTGGCGACCCATGCACCGGCGGCGGACGGCTGGTTCCTGTTCGGCGTGCTGGCGCTGGTGCTGACCGTGGTGGTCTGGCGCGTGTTCGATGCGCACCGCGCCCTGCCCGCGCCCGCTGCCACCAGCGCGAGCGGCGCCAACGCCAAGGGCGAAGAAGCCGACGTCGTCGAGATGGGCCTGCTGGCCGGCGCCTACAGCCTGGCCGGGCTGGGCTACATCGTCACGGCCACCTTCCTGCCGGTGATCGCGCGCCTGACCTTGCCCGGCTCGCGCTGGCTGGACCTGTTCTGGCCGCTGTTCGGCGTCGGCGTGATCCTGGGCGCGCTCGCGGCCTCGCGGCTGCGTGGCCCCGGTGACCAGCGGCTGCGGCTGGCGGCCTGCTACGTGATCCAGGCGATCGGCGTCGCCGCCAGCCTGGTGAGCCCAACGCTGGCGGGCTTCGCCATCGGCAGTGTGCTGCTGGGCCTGCCTTTTACCGCGATCACGTTCTTCGCCATGCAGGAGGCGCGCCGGCTGCGGCCGCAGCATCCGACCAGCTTCATGGGGCTGCTGACCGTGCTGTGGGGCCTGGGCCAGATGGTCGGGCCGCCGATCGCCGCGGTGCTGGTGGCACATGCGTCCAGCACGGCGGCGGGCTTCACGCAATCCCTGTGGTGCGCGACCGGGGCGTTGCTGGTGGGGGCGGGCTTGTACCTGCTGCTCGCCTGTGTGTATCCGGTGCGCAGCGGATCTGCCCACCCCAGGTAA
- a CDS encoding glutathione S-transferase family protein yields MIRLHGLAYSNYYNKAKMALLEKGVAFEEVATAIHGDDPEVLASSPLAKIPFLTLELGGLCESSAILEYLEAAYPTPPLLPADAYAAAKVRELAIFIDWHLEMAARQLYPSAFFGAAPLSDGNKARIRREIEQKAEAFARLAKFAPYVAGDSFTLADCCAFNSLPLVGMATRAIYGEDLLAPIVNYKAYIQFIGERSSAQKVVADRKIAMASR; encoded by the coding sequence ATGATCCGACTGCACGGGCTGGCCTACAGCAACTACTACAACAAGGCGAAGATGGCCTTGCTCGAAAAGGGCGTGGCCTTCGAGGAGGTGGCCACGGCCATCCACGGCGATGATCCGGAAGTGCTGGCGTCCTCGCCGCTGGCCAAGATCCCCTTCCTCACGCTGGAGCTGGGCGGGCTGTGCGAGAGCTCGGCCATCCTGGAATACCTCGAAGCGGCGTACCCCACGCCGCCGCTGCTGCCGGCCGATGCGTATGCGGCGGCCAAGGTGCGCGAGCTCGCGATCTTCATCGACTGGCACCTGGAGATGGCGGCGCGCCAGCTCTATCCCAGCGCCTTCTTCGGCGCCGCGCCGCTCAGCGACGGCAACAAGGCTCGCATCCGGCGCGAGATCGAGCAGAAGGCCGAGGCCTTCGCGCGGCTGGCGAAGTTCGCGCCCTATGTCGCTGGCGACAGCTTCACGCTGGCCGACTGCTGCGCCTTCAACAGCCTGCCGCTGGTCGGCATGGCCACGCGCGCGATCTATGGCGAGGACTTGCTGGCTCCGATCGTCAACTACAAGGCTTACATCCAGTTCATCGGCGAGCGATCGAGCGCGCAGAAGGTGGTGGCGGATCGCAAGATCGCCATGGCTTCCCGTTAA
- a CDS encoding molybdopterin-dependent oxidoreductase — protein sequence MDKRQFLAAATLGAAALPALAQGGNSPKGQRGPTLLTVTGAGVKPNRGPFDPVLDQMMGKQKLTFDKAHAFDFATLAAMKPVEIRPTLEYDSKPHRLSGPLLADVLAAAGVKGEGGKLAMRAVDGYAPVQTLADVRKYRFILATHLDGQPMPLGGLGPLWALFDVDRVPEFAAKPLDQRFANLPWALFHIDVQAG from the coding sequence ATGGACAAGCGCCAGTTCCTCGCTGCGGCCACGCTCGGGGCCGCTGCTCTCCCTGCCCTCGCGCAGGGCGGCAACTCGCCCAAGGGCCAGCGCGGCCCGACGCTGCTGACCGTCACCGGCGCCGGCGTCAAGCCGAACCGGGGTCCCTTCGACCCCGTGCTGGACCAGATGATGGGCAAGCAGAAGCTCACCTTCGACAAGGCCCACGCTTTCGACTTCGCCACGTTGGCGGCCATGAAGCCCGTCGAGATCCGGCCCACGCTCGAATACGACAGCAAGCCGCACCGGCTCTCCGGCCCGCTGCTGGCCGACGTGCTGGCGGCGGCCGGCGTGAAGGGCGAGGGCGGCAAGCTCGCGATGCGGGCCGTGGACGGCTACGCTCCGGTGCAGACACTGGCCGACGTCCGCAAGTACCGCTTCATCCTGGCGACGCATCTCGATGGCCAGCCGATGCCGCTGGGCGGCCTCGGTCCGCTGTGGGCCCTGTTCGACGTCGACCGCGTTCCCGAATTCGCCGCCAAGCCGCTGGACCAGCGCTTCGCCAATCTGCCCTGGGCGCTGTTCCACATCGACGTGCAAGCCGGCTGA
- a CDS encoding universal stress protein, translating to MFKHILLATDGSAACDQATRTAIELARTNGARLTAVNVVDPYPYLGIGQANPLGFQAYIAAAHTHAGKALARAAELADDGGAPLMLETRIVEEATAAHGIAQCARDEKADLIVIGSHGHGALRKLVLGSVTTRVLAEATMPVLVVR from the coding sequence ATGTTCAAGCACATCCTGCTGGCCACCGACGGCTCCGCCGCCTGCGACCAGGCCACCCGCACCGCCATCGAACTGGCGCGCACGAACGGCGCGCGGCTGACCGCGGTCAACGTGGTCGACCCCTATCCCTATCTCGGCATCGGGCAGGCCAACCCGCTCGGTTTCCAGGCCTACATCGCCGCGGCCCATACGCACGCCGGCAAGGCGCTGGCTCGCGCGGCGGAACTGGCCGATGACGGCGGCGCGCCGCTCATGCTGGAAACCCGCATCGTCGAGGAGGCCACGGCCGCGCATGGCATCGCGCAATGCGCACGCGACGAGAAGGCGGACCTGATCGTGATCGGCTCGCATGGCCACGGCGCGCTGCGCAAGCTGGTCCTGGGCAGCGTCACCACGCGCGTGCTGGCCGAGGCTACGATGCCCGTGCTGGTCGTTCGCTGA
- a CDS encoding L,D-transpeptidase family protein: MHRRSILSLGLAVAVAAAAPFAQAKTQHHGHASAQRPASAVVTPYPADPTQHMNQLNGDTSAPVLAEGAKGPAVVRAQVMLDRAWFSPGEIDGVFSTNMKHAVAAFQLARGLPTSGRIDAATWGALGQQQAPVFGTYVVTPQDMAGPYVKIPDDPVEESRLPTLGYQNPEEALGERFHVSPRLLAALNKDRPLREGQMIVVPDVLKAQALAGKATGIRIAKSERMLYLLGEGDKVIGAFPVSFGGAENPLQPGQMSIVTKVMNPNYSYDPSLLKNPKADEKLRLPPGPNNPVGVVWLGLSKEHWGIHGTAEPSQMARVQTNGCVRLTNWDVSRLATVADKGMAVDVQA; the protein is encoded by the coding sequence ATGCACAGAAGAAGCATCCTCTCGCTGGGCCTGGCGGTCGCTGTCGCGGCTGCGGCCCCGTTCGCGCAGGCGAAGACGCAGCATCACGGCCACGCCAGCGCGCAACGCCCGGCGTCCGCCGTGGTGACGCCGTACCCGGCCGATCCCACGCAGCACATGAACCAGCTCAATGGCGACACGTCTGCGCCGGTGCTGGCCGAAGGCGCCAAGGGCCCGGCCGTCGTGCGCGCGCAGGTGATGCTGGATCGCGCGTGGTTCTCGCCGGGCGAGATCGACGGCGTGTTCAGCACGAACATGAAGCACGCCGTCGCGGCCTTCCAGCTCGCGCGCGGGCTGCCCACGAGTGGGCGCATCGACGCAGCAACCTGGGGCGCGCTGGGGCAGCAGCAGGCGCCGGTGTTCGGCACCTACGTGGTGACGCCGCAGGACATGGCCGGCCCTTACGTGAAGATCCCGGACGACCCGGTGGAGGAATCCAGGCTGCCGACGCTCGGCTACCAGAACCCGGAGGAGGCGCTGGGCGAGCGCTTCCACGTCAGCCCCAGGCTGCTGGCCGCTTTGAACAAGGACCGCCCGCTGCGTGAAGGCCAGATGATCGTCGTGCCCGACGTGCTGAAGGCGCAGGCGCTGGCCGGCAAGGCCACCGGCATCCGCATCGCCAAGTCCGAGCGGATGCTGTACCTTCTCGGTGAAGGCGACAAGGTGATCGGCGCCTTCCCGGTGAGCTTCGGCGGCGCCGAGAACCCGCTCCAGCCCGGGCAGATGTCCATCGTGACCAAGGTGATGAACCCGAACTACAGCTACGACCCCAGCCTGCTGAAGAACCCCAAGGCCGACGAGAAGCTGCGCCTGCCGCCCGGTCCCAACAACCCGGTCGGCGTGGTGTGGCTGGGCCTGAGCAAGGAGCACTGGGGCATCCACGGCACCGCGGAACCCTCGCAGATGGCGCGGGTGCAGACCAATGGCTGCGTGCGCCTGACCAACTGGGACGTGTCGCGGCTCGCGACCGTCGCGGACAAGGGCATGGCGGTGGACGTGCAGGCATGA
- a CDS encoding DUF5985 family protein translates to MLAPLIYSLCALTSITCFVLLWRSWRASGSRLLFWSALCFAASSVNNVLLVLDRIVFPVEVDLFTWRLVAALAAVLLLLFGLIWEEG, encoded by the coding sequence GTGCTCGCCCCCCTGATCTACTCCCTCTGTGCGCTCACCTCCATCACGTGCTTCGTGCTGCTGTGGCGCAGCTGGCGGGCCAGCGGCTCGCGGCTCCTGTTCTGGAGCGCGCTGTGCTTCGCCGCGTCCAGCGTCAACAACGTGCTGCTGGTGCTGGACCGGATCGTGTTCCCGGTCGAAGTGGACCTGTTCACCTGGCGGCTGGTCGCCGCGCTCGCCGCCGTGCTGCTGCTGCTGTTCGGGCTGATCTGGGAGGAGGGCTGA
- a CDS encoding universal stress protein has protein sequence MFKHILIATDGSAASEGAAKLAVNLARVHGARLTALFVVDYPEFGLGEESPTAFKNFMASAMELAGEAHGKVQALCAAASPAVDFHPKLVEDTTAPDGITRAAREDGVDLVVVGSHGRTGLARLMLGSVASKVVAESPVPVLVAR, from the coding sequence ATGTTCAAGCACATCCTGATCGCCACCGACGGCTCCGCCGCTTCCGAAGGCGCCGCCAAGCTCGCAGTCAACCTGGCCCGCGTGCACGGCGCGCGGCTGACGGCGCTGTTCGTCGTCGACTACCCTGAATTCGGCCTGGGCGAGGAGAGCCCGACGGCCTTCAAGAACTTCATGGCTTCGGCCATGGAACTCGCCGGCGAAGCGCACGGCAAGGTGCAGGCGCTCTGCGCGGCGGCCTCGCCCGCGGTCGACTTCCACCCGAAGCTGGTCGAGGACACGACCGCACCGGACGGCATCACCCGCGCGGCGCGCGAGGACGGCGTCGACCTGGTGGTGGTCGGTTCCCACGGCCGCACCGGCCTGGCCCGGCTGATGCTGGGCAGCGTCGCGTCGAAAGTCGTGGCGGAGTCGCCGGTGCCGGTGCTGGTCGCGCGCTGA
- a CDS encoding FHA domain-containing protein: protein MPQLIASVKGVEVKHVYLTKNRTTLGRKPGNDIVLDTMVVSGQHCAFDLVGVADVFLQDLGSTNGTYVNDHMVRERTRLSDGDVIAIGPYRIRYLQASEEPTSSFGETQAFLSDSMLQPQMQASFAVISGSSAGLEVPVVKAVTTFGRPGVSVVSVAHRRNGFFVTHLAGESVPLLNGRALGDDATLLSDQDVLDLAGTQMRFQLRE, encoded by the coding sequence ATGCCGCAACTGATAGCGAGCGTGAAGGGTGTCGAGGTCAAGCACGTCTACCTCACGAAGAACCGCACTACGCTCGGGCGCAAGCCGGGCAACGACATCGTGCTGGACACGATGGTCGTGAGCGGTCAGCACTGCGCGTTCGACCTGGTCGGCGTGGCCGACGTCTTCCTGCAGGACCTGGGCAGCACCAACGGCACTTACGTCAACGACCACATGGTGCGCGAAAGGACCCGCCTGAGCGACGGCGACGTCATCGCCATCGGGCCGTACCGCATCCGCTACCTGCAGGCTTCCGAGGAGCCCACCAGCAGCTTCGGCGAAACCCAGGCCTTCCTGTCCGACAGCATGCTGCAGCCGCAGATGCAGGCGAGCTTCGCCGTGATCTCGGGTTCGTCGGCCGGATTGGAGGTGCCCGTTGTGAAGGCCGTCACCACTTTCGGCCGCCCTGGCGTGTCGGTGGTTTCGGTCGCGCACCGCCGCAACGGTTTCTTCGTGACCCACCTGGCGGGCGAGAGCGTGCCGCTCCTGAACGGCCGGGCCCTCGGAGATGACGCGACGCTGTTGTCGGATCAGGACGTTCTGGACCTGGCGGGCACCCAAATGCGGTTCCAGCTCAGGGAATGA
- the thpR gene encoding RNA 2',3'-cyclic phosphodiesterase produces MDESWRLFLGLWPSAEVRGAIVRQADTWRWPAGARRTQPERLHVTLHFLGNVAVERIQPLREALPARWDGCLLELDQAEVSPGGIVVLEAGTVPAPLAALHADLAAVLERLGLPVETRPYRPHVTLARKGQGAQPPAFEPVAWQLAPDYVLARSLPGGGGYVPVQAFG; encoded by the coding sequence ATGGACGAGAGCTGGCGGCTGTTCCTCGGATTGTGGCCTTCGGCCGAAGTACGTGGGGCGATCGTGCGCCAGGCGGACACGTGGCGCTGGCCGGCAGGCGCGCGCCGCACGCAGCCGGAGCGGCTGCACGTGACGCTGCACTTCCTGGGCAACGTCGCCGTCGAAAGAATCCAGCCGCTGCGCGAAGCCCTGCCCGCGCGCTGGGACGGGTGCCTGCTGGAACTGGACCAGGCCGAAGTCTCGCCGGGCGGGATCGTGGTGCTGGAAGCGGGCACCGTGCCGGCGCCGCTTGCCGCGCTGCATGCAGACCTGGCCGCGGTGCTGGAGCGCCTGGGGCTGCCGGTGGAAACGCGGCCCTACCGCCCGCACGTGACGCTGGCGCGCAAGGGCCAGGGCGCGCAGCCGCCGGCTTTCGAGCCGGTCGCCTGGCAGCTCGCGCCCGATTACGTGCTGGCGCGCTCGCTGCCGGGTGGCGGTGGCTACGTGCCGGTTCAGGCCTTCGGCTGA
- a CDS encoding CDP-alcohol phosphatidyltransferase family protein — protein sequence MERSAPRHFSMVREFHLADFFTLGNAACGVGAILLAMLFVATGERGHFLAAAALAPAAFILDVLDGRIARARHQHSALGRELDSLSDVISFGVAPAALAFAAGMQGGWDAAALIYFVCCGVSRLARYNVTAEKLAADDSGKVAYFEGTPIPTSVVLVGVLAWAAWVDRLEDGLWFGRVDLGPWELHPLVLLFVLSGSLMISKTLRIPKL from the coding sequence ATGGAACGCAGCGCGCCGCGCCATTTCTCGATGGTCAGGGAATTCCACCTGGCCGATTTCTTCACCCTGGGCAACGCCGCTTGCGGCGTCGGCGCCATCCTTCTGGCCATGCTGTTCGTGGCCACGGGCGAGCGGGGGCATTTCCTGGCCGCGGCGGCGCTCGCGCCCGCGGCCTTCATCCTCGACGTGCTGGACGGGCGTATCGCCCGCGCGCGGCACCAGCATTCGGCGCTGGGCCGCGAGCTCGACTCGCTCTCGGACGTCATTTCCTTCGGCGTGGCGCCCGCCGCCCTCGCCTTCGCGGCCGGCATGCAGGGCGGCTGGGACGCCGCGGCGCTGATCTACTTCGTCTGCTGCGGCGTGAGCCGCCTCGCGCGCTACAACGTGACGGCGGAGAAGCTGGCGGCCGACGACTCCGGCAAGGTAGCCTACTTCGAAGGCACCCCGATCCCGACCAGCGTGGTGCTCGTAGGCGTCCTGGCCTGGGCGGCCTGGGTCGACCGCCTGGAAGACGGGCTCTGGTTCGGCCGCGTCGACCTCGGACCGTGGGAGCTGCATCCGCTGGTGCTGCTGTTCGTGCTCTCCGGCAGCCTGATGATCAGCAAGACCCTGCGGATTCCGAAGCTCTAG